In the Azospirillum sp. TSH100 genome, GCCCATCTGCGCCGCCTTGCCCCCTCGCTGGTCCTGACCGGACGGCAGGCGGAGGACGGCGAGGGCAGCGGCATGCTGCCCTATCTGATCGCCCGCGGCCTCGACGCCGCAATCGTCCCGGACGTGGTGCGGATCGGCCCCGCCAAGACGCCCGACACCGCGCCGGGCAAGGCGGAAATCGTCCAGGCACTGCCGCGCGGACAGCGCCGGGCGCTGACCGTCACCGGCCGCCTCGTCGCGACGCTCCATCCATCCGCCCCGCCCGCCCGCGCCTCGGCCTTCGGCCCGGCCCGGCGGGGCGTGATCGAGCCGGTGGCGGAGCCGGTGACGGTTGAGGCGACCGCCGATCTCTTCCTGTCGGAGTGCGAGCATCGGCCATGGCGTCCAAGGCCCAAGCTGATGCGCGTGAAGCGCGGTGGCTCGGCCCTGGACCGGCTGAGGGCGGCGACCGAGAGCAAGAGCGGAAAAGGCCAACTGCTGGTCAACCCGACAGCTGAAGCGGGGGCGCTGGCCATCTACGACAGCCTTGTCGAACAGGGAATGCTTCCATGAACACCATGCAAAACGATCCTCCCAGTACCGCAGGTCGCGCTGTCGCCAATCGAGGGGAGGCCTGTCGATGAACACGATGATGCGAAGCGCGGTTTCGGTCGGTGGACCGGCCAGCCTGGGCTTTCCCCGCGGAGCTGCCAGAACGGGCACCGGCGATGACGCGGCTGTCCGCCTGGAAGTGCGGAACGTCTACAAGGTCTTCTCCGCCGATCCGAAGCCCGCCCTGTCGATGCTGCGCCAGGGCGCCAGCAAGGCGGAGGTCCTGGAAAAGCTGAACGTCAATGTCGGTGTCCTCGACGCCAGCTTTCAGGTCCGCGCCGGTGAGATCTTCGTCATCATGGGGCTGTCGGGGTCCGGCAAATCCACCATGATCCGCCTGCTGAACCGGCTGATCGAACCGAGCAGCGGCGAGATCCTGCTGGACGGCAAGGATCTGGTCAGCATGTCTAAGGCCGAGCTGATCCAGGCCCGCCGCCGCAACATGGGCATGGTCTTCCAATCCTTCGCCCTGATGCCCCACCTGACGGCGCTGGACAATGCCGCCTTCGGCCTGGAAATCTCCGGTGCGTCCAAGGCGGAGCGCCACAAGGCGGCGCAGCAGGCACTGGAACAGGTCGGCCTGGGCACCTACGCCCACCGCTACCCGCGTGAGATGTCCGGCGGCATGCAGCAGCGCGTCGGCCTCGCCCGTGCGCTGGCGAACGACCCGACCATCCTGCTGATGGACGAGGCCTTCTCCGCCCTTGACCCGCTGATCCGCACCGAGATGCAGGACGAACTGCTGCGCCTGCAACGCGAGCACCAGCGCACCATCGTCTTCATCTCCCACGACCTGGACGAGGCGATGCGCATCGGCGACCGCATCGCCATCATGGAGGGCGGCCGCATCGTGCAGGTCGGCACGCCCTACGAGATCCTCAGCCGCCCGGCCGACGATTACGTCCGCTCCTTCTTCCGCAACGTCGACGCATCCAAGGTGCTTCGGGCCGGCGACGTGGCGCGTTACGAGGCGACCAACACGGTCATCCGTCTTCCCGGCGAACTGACCCCCGCCCTGCAGCAGCTGCGCGAGAACCACCATAATTTCGGCTATGTCCGCACGCAGGACGGACGTTTCGAGGGGATCGTTTCGCAGGCGACGCTGGAACGGGAACTGAAGGGTCCGCAGCCACGCTTCGTCAACGCCTTCCTGCCCGACGTGCGCACGGTCAATGCCGCCGCCCCCATCCATTCGCTGCTCGCCCTGGTGGCCGACAGCGAATGGCCGGTGCCGGTCGTCGATGACGACCACAATTTCCTCGGCGCCATCTCGCGCGCCCTCATGCTCCACACCTTGGTTCGGGGGGATTGACCGATGGATTTCGAAATCAGAATCGGCAAATGGGTCGAGGATCTGGTCACCTTCATGCTCGACCATTTCCAATCGACCTTCGACGCGATCTCGACGGTGGTGAACGGCTTCGGCGGCGCCATCGACTTTGTCCTGGTCGGGGCGCCGGCCTGGCTGCTGATCGGGCTGATCGTCGCGGTCTCCCTCTGGCGGGTCGGGGTCGGCTTCGCCGTCTTCACCGTGGCGTCCCTGCTGCTGATCGCCGGCATGGGGCTGTGGACGGAGACGGCCTCAACCCTCGGTCTGGTGCTGACCTCCACCCTGCTCTGCCTGCTGATCGGCGTGCCGCTGGGCGTTTGGATGGCCCGCAACCGCGTGGTCGAAAGCATCGTCCGCACCACGCTGGACTTCATGCAGACCATGCCGGCCTTCGTCTATCTGATCCCGGCCGTGATGTTCTTCGGGCTCGGCCGGGTGCCGGGCATCCTCGCCACCGTGATCTTCGCCATGCCTCCTGCCGTGCGCCTGACATCGCTCGGCATCCAGCAGGTTCCGGCCGAGATCGTCGAGGCCGGCAAGGCCTTCGGCTGCCATGACCGTCAGCTTCTGTTCAAGGTGCAGTTGCCGAACGCCCTGCCCTCGATCATGGCCGGGGTCAACCAGACCATGATGATGGCGCTGTCGATGATCGTCATCGCCTCGATGATCGGCGCCGGCGGCCTGGGCAACGTGGTGTTGCAGGGCATCCAGCGGCTGGACATTGCGCTCGGCTTTGAAAGCGGGCTGAGTGTCGTGCTGCTGGCGATCATCCTCGACCGCATCACCCAGAGCTTCGGCCGGACCGCCGTCGCTCCGCGCCCGGCACGCTTCGCGTTCCTGCGCCGGTTCCTGCCGGTGCCGGCACGGTGAGCGCGGGGGCTCTCCCGGAAGGGGGCTTCGCCGCCGCTCTTCCGGCGCGGCCCCTGTCACCTGAGGGACGGCAGCTGCGGGTCGACATGCAGGCGGGCGACATCTGGGTGCAACGTCTCGCCGGGGCCACCCTGGCCGACGGGCTGGAGGAGCTGGCGGCCCTGCGGCTGGCTGTGCTGGGCGAGTTCCCTTACCTCTACCCGGGGTCGGCCGCCTACGAGGAACGCTATCTGTCGGACCTTGGCAGCCTGTCGGACGGCCTCATCCTGGCCGCCTTCGACGGCAACCGCATGATCGCGGCCGTCACCGGCGCGCCGCTCGACCAGGAACTGGACGCCTTGCGCGACCCCTTCGCCCATGCCGGCCGCGATCCGCACTCGATCTTCTATTTCGGCGAGGTCGTGGTCCTGCCCTCCCACCGCGGCCGCGGCATCGGGACCACGCTGCTTGAGATCGGCGAAGCCCATATCCGCGACGCCGACCGCTACGCATCCGCCGCCTTCGGCGAGATCGTACGATCGACCGACCATCCCCGCCGCCCGAAGACATACCGGACACCCGATGGAACATGGCGGCGGCTGGGCTATCGGCTGGAGCCGGAGATCGGCGGCACCCTGTCCTGGTGCGACGCCTGCGACCGCGAGGAGACCGCCAAGCCCCTGCGCTTCTGGGTGAAGCCCCTCGCCACCGACATCGGAGCGTGACCCATGCCGCAGGATGGCCTTGTCTTTGACCTTCCGGCCGGGGAAAGCGCGGACGACGCGTGTCCACTGCTGATCCGCGAGATCCCCTACCGCGATCCGGTCGCCGCCTTCGCTCCCTGGTCCAGCCGGCCTTTCGCCACGCTTCTGCACAGTGCCGCGGCGGCCGGAGGCCGAGGCCGGTGGAGCATCATCGCCGCCGAACCCTTCCGCACCATCGAAGCCCGCGACGGCTGCATCACCGTGGACGGCCATGCGGTGGACGGCGATCCCTTCACAGTGCTGGAACGGCAACTGGAGGCCCACCGCCTCTCCCTCCCCTCCGACCTGCCCGTCCCCTTCGCCGGCGGCGCCGTGGGCTTCCTCGGCTATGAGCTGGGACAGGTGCTGGAACGGCTGCCGGCACGCCATGGCGACGACACCGGCCTGCCGGACATGGCCTTCGGTCTCTATGACACCGTCATCGTCTTCGATGAACAGGAACGGCGCGGCTGGATCCTGTCCAGCGGCTTTCCCGAGCGCAGCCCGGTCGGGCGCCGCATCCAGGCCGCACGGCGTCTTCACGCCTTCGCCGAACTCCTGGAAGCAGCGCCCAACATTTTGCCGCCGCCCTCTCCCGCCACCGCCGTCTGGCGGCCGGAGATCGGGCGCGACGAGTACTGCCGTCAAGTGGAGCAGGTGCTGGAGTACATCCGCGCGGGCGACATCTTCCAGGCCAACTTCACCAGCCGATTCCTGGCCGACCGACCGGACGGCCTGTCGGTCCTCGACCTCTACCGCCGCCTGCTGGCGCTCAGCCCGGCTCCCTTCGCGGCCTGCCTGTCGCTGCCCGGCGGCACCGGTCTGGCCAGCGCCTCGCCCGAGCGCTTCATCCGGCTGCATGCCGACGGCCGGATGGAAACCCGCCCGATCAAGGGAACCCGCCCACGTGGCGCCACGGCGGAAGAGGATGACGCCCTGGCCGAGGAGCTTGAGCACAGCGTCAAGGACCGCGCCGAGAATCTGATGATCACCGACCTGCTGCGCAACGACATCGGCCGTGTGGCGCGCATCGGCAGCGTCAAGGTGCCGGTCCTGTGCGGGGTGGAGCGCTTCGCCTCCGTCCATCATCTGGTGTCGGTGATCGAGGGGCGGTTGAAGCCGGGATTGGGGCCGGTCGATCTGCTGCGCGCCACCTTCCCCGGCGGCTCGATCACCGGCGCGCCGAAGATCCGCGCCATGGAGATCATCGACGAGCTTGAATCCTCGCGGCGCGGCGCCTATTGCGGCTCGGTAGCCTGGATCGGCTTCGACGGCGCGATGGACAGCAGCATCGTCATCCGCACCCTGACCATCACACCCGACAGGGTCATCGCCCAGGCCGGCGGCGGCATCGTCGCCGATTCCGATCCGGGACATGAGCATAACGAGATGATGGTGAAGATCCGTCCGCTGCTGCGCGCGCTGGATGGCGGCTGATCGCAATGGAGCGGTCAAGCAAAGGCCCCGGCCGTCAAAACGGTCGGGGCCTTCGTGCTTTCAGGGATGGTCGTCAACAGCCGCCGATGTCACTGGATATCGTTCGGCTGGACGACGACCCAGTTCCGGTCGGCGAGGACCGGCAGATTCTGCGCCGCCTGACCGGCGGCGGCGGTTTCCCACATCTGCTTGATCTGCTTCATGTACTTGTCCTTGCGGTTGACCCAGACCCGCATGCCACCGTTCGCCGCGTCGGTGGAATGGAGCAGCATGTAGCCATCGCTGGTCGGGGTATCGCCCGCCACCAGCACCGGCTTCTTCCACTGGTCGATGTAGGTGAGGATCGCCGCGTGCTTGCCGGCGAACCAGGTCAGCGGCGCCCACAGATAGGTGCCGAGCTCCAGGTCCATCGTCTTCGCCCAGTCGTATTTTCCCTCGGCGATCAGCTTGCGCGCCGTGGTAACCTCGCCGGTGGCGCGGTTCTTCAGCAGCATGGTGACGCCGATGACGTTCTGCGGCTTGATGTTGTAGCCGTATTTCGGATCGGACAGGACCATCCGGACCAGTTCCTCGCTGGCGGCGGTAACCACATAGACCTCGATCCCGTTGGCGGTCAGATGGTTCACCAACTCCTGCTGGCCGGTGTAGAATTTGGGCGGGCTGATCTCGACAGTCTTGACCGCGTCGCCGTCGTAATAGGTGGCGGGTATCGGCTTGCCGTCGGCCAGCATCTCGTCGACGAAGCCCTTCAACTGGGTCAGGGTGAAGCCGGAGAAGATCTGCGCCACCCAGGGATAGCACACCTGATCGTCGATCTCGCACAGCCGGTAATAATAGCTGTTGAGGCTTTCCTTGTGCCCGTTCACGTCCTTGAACGGGATGATCTTCAAGGAGGGATCCATGCTCTCGCGCGACAGAACGCCCTTGCGCTCCAGATAGGGCAGCAGGGATTCCTCAAGGTCGTAGCGGTAGAGCGTGTTGTCGGCGTCGAACACCGCGTAGGCGCCCTTGCCGGCATTGGCGGCCACCAGCGTCTTGAGGCTCCCGGCCGCCTCCGCCGGCCAATGCGCGAGCGGTTGGGGGGTGCCCGATTGGGCCATGGCCGCCAGCGGGGCCATCGCGACCATGCCCGCAAGCAATGCGGACCGGAAAAGCGTCTTCATCTGCGCCCTTTCTTTCCCTGTTCAAAGACACGAT is a window encoding:
- a CDS encoding electron transfer flavoprotein subunit beta, whose translation is MLDVAVLLSIGRHPVSGRARRAATDAQALDMALALRPRRLTAIHAGPAADADALRTYLGMGLERLTLLVLPEGADPVEPLIAHLRRLAPSLVLTGRQAEDGEGSGMLPYLIARGLDAAIVPDVVRIGPAKTPDTAPGKAEIVQALPRGQRRALTVTGRLVATLHPSAPPARASAFGPARRGVIEPVAEPVTVEATADLFLSECEHRPWRPRPKLMRVKRGGSALDRLRAATESKSGKGQLLVNPTAEAGALAIYDSLVEQGMLP
- the proV gene encoding glycine betaine/L-proline ABC transporter ATP-binding protein ProV; the encoded protein is MNTMMRSAVSVGGPASLGFPRGAARTGTGDDAAVRLEVRNVYKVFSADPKPALSMLRQGASKAEVLEKLNVNVGVLDASFQVRAGEIFVIMGLSGSGKSTMIRLLNRLIEPSSGEILLDGKDLVSMSKAELIQARRRNMGMVFQSFALMPHLTALDNAAFGLEISGASKAERHKAAQQALEQVGLGTYAHRYPREMSGGMQQRVGLARALANDPTILLMDEAFSALDPLIRTEMQDELLRLQREHQRTIVFISHDLDEAMRIGDRIAIMEGGRIVQVGTPYEILSRPADDYVRSFFRNVDASKVLRAGDVARYEATNTVIRLPGELTPALQQLRENHHNFGYVRTQDGRFEGIVSQATLERELKGPQPRFVNAFLPDVRTVNAAAPIHSLLALVADSEWPVPVVDDDHNFLGAISRALMLHTLVRGD
- a CDS encoding proline/glycine betaine ABC transporter permease, whose translation is MDFEIRIGKWVEDLVTFMLDHFQSTFDAISTVVNGFGGAIDFVLVGAPAWLLIGLIVAVSLWRVGVGFAVFTVASLLLIAGMGLWTETASTLGLVLTSTLLCLLIGVPLGVWMARNRVVESIVRTTLDFMQTMPAFVYLIPAVMFFGLGRVPGILATVIFAMPPAVRLTSLGIQQVPAEIVEAGKAFGCHDRQLLFKVQLPNALPSIMAGVNQTMMMALSMIVIASMIGAGGLGNVVLQGIQRLDIALGFESGLSVVLLAIILDRITQSFGRTAVAPRPARFAFLRRFLPVPAR
- a CDS encoding GNAT family N-acetyltransferase, translated to MSAGALPEGGFAAALPARPLSPEGRQLRVDMQAGDIWVQRLAGATLADGLEELAALRLAVLGEFPYLYPGSAAYEERYLSDLGSLSDGLILAAFDGNRMIAAVTGAPLDQELDALRDPFAHAGRDPHSIFYFGEVVVLPSHRGRGIGTTLLEIGEAHIRDADRYASAAFGEIVRSTDHPRRPKTYRTPDGTWRRLGYRLEPEIGGTLSWCDACDREETAKPLRFWVKPLATDIGA
- the pabB gene encoding aminodeoxychorismate synthase component I, producing the protein MPQDGLVFDLPAGESADDACPLLIREIPYRDPVAAFAPWSSRPFATLLHSAAAAGGRGRWSIIAAEPFRTIEARDGCITVDGHAVDGDPFTVLERQLEAHRLSLPSDLPVPFAGGAVGFLGYELGQVLERLPARHGDDTGLPDMAFGLYDTVIVFDEQERRGWILSSGFPERSPVGRRIQAARRLHAFAELLEAAPNILPPPSPATAVWRPEIGRDEYCRQVEQVLEYIRAGDIFQANFTSRFLADRPDGLSVLDLYRRLLALSPAPFAACLSLPGGTGLASASPERFIRLHADGRMETRPIKGTRPRGATAEEDDALAEELEHSVKDRAENLMITDLLRNDIGRVARIGSVKVPVLCGVERFASVHHLVSVIEGRLKPGLGPVDLLRATFPGGSITGAPKIRAMEIIDELESSRRGAYCGSVAWIGFDGAMDSSIVIRTLTITPDRVIAQAGGGIVADSDPGHEHNEMMVKIRPLLRALDGG
- a CDS encoding HAD family hydrolase, which gives rise to MKTLFRSALLAGMVAMAPLAAMAQSGTPQPLAHWPAEAAGSLKTLVAANAGKGAYAVFDADNTLYRYDLEESLLPYLERKGVLSRESMDPSLKIIPFKDVNGHKESLNSYYYRLCEIDDQVCYPWVAQIFSGFTLTQLKGFVDEMLADGKPIPATYYDGDAVKTVEISPPKFYTGQQELVNHLTANGIEVYVVTAASEELVRMVLSDPKYGYNIKPQNVIGVTMLLKNRATGEVTTARKLIAEGKYDWAKTMDLELGTYLWAPLTWFAGKHAAILTYIDQWKKPVLVAGDTPTSDGYMLLHSTDAANGGMRVWVNRKDKYMKQIKQMWETAAAGQAAQNLPVLADRNWVVVQPNDIQ